One stretch of Janibacter limosus DNA includes these proteins:
- a CDS encoding UDP-N-acetylmuramoyl-L-alanyl-D-glutamate--2,6-diaminopimelate ligase produces MPFPRPERALPLTLRTVTDLVGAGARLTHGDPETVVTGVSLDTATLRPGDLWAALPGARAHGADFADLALEAGAVAVLTDADGVSRLTAKGVELPVVECETPREVLGRVAAALYDSGDQRPTMFGITGTNGKTTTAYLMVSALEALGHTTGLIGTIETRIGDERIRSVRTTPETTDLHALLATMGERGIDDCVMEVSSHALSLHRVDEVVYDVALFANLSQDHLDFHGTMEDYFLAKASLFTPERSRRAVVCVDDEWGQRLAQEATVPVTTVTSRLDVEADWIIGGDPREAQLSLTGADHVLHLESALPGDFNRVNTAMAAVALVEAGISPEQVAEAVLTRPQVPGRMEVVLPSDPDREDLPRAIVDFAHTPDAVGAALAALRPQTNGVLVVVLGAGGSRDPGKRPGMGASAAAHADVVIVTDDNPREEDPAAIRDAVAEGVWPRSRARLEVIEGRVSAIERAVEIAHESGPGATVAVLGKGHEQGQEVRGQIRDHDDRAVLRAALDRRSISG; encoded by the coding sequence GTGCCTTTCCCTCGCCCCGAGCGGGCCCTCCCTCTGACCCTGCGCACCGTCACCGACCTCGTCGGCGCCGGTGCCCGGCTGACCCACGGTGACCCCGAGACCGTCGTCACCGGCGTCTCGCTCGACACCGCCACCCTGCGCCCGGGCGACCTGTGGGCGGCCCTTCCGGGTGCGCGCGCCCACGGCGCAGACTTCGCGGACCTGGCCCTCGAGGCCGGTGCGGTGGCCGTGCTGACCGACGCCGACGGGGTCTCCCGGCTGACGGCGAAGGGGGTCGAGCTGCCCGTCGTCGAGTGCGAGACCCCGCGCGAGGTCCTCGGCCGGGTGGCCGCGGCCCTCTACGACAGCGGCGACCAACGGCCCACGATGTTTGGCATCACCGGGACCAACGGCAAGACGACGACCGCCTACCTCATGGTCTCGGCGCTCGAGGCGCTGGGCCACACGACCGGGCTCATCGGCACGATCGAGACGCGCATCGGCGACGAGCGGATCCGCTCGGTGCGCACGACCCCGGAGACGACCGACCTGCACGCGCTGCTGGCCACGATGGGGGAGCGGGGCATCGACGACTGCGTCATGGAGGTCTCGAGCCACGCGCTGAGTCTCCACCGGGTCGACGAGGTCGTCTACGACGTGGCCCTCTTCGCCAACCTCAGCCAGGACCACCTCGACTTCCACGGCACCATGGAGGACTACTTCCTGGCCAAGGCCAGCCTCTTCACGCCCGAGCGCTCCCGCCGCGCCGTCGTCTGCGTCGACGACGAGTGGGGGCAGCGGTTGGCGCAGGAGGCCACGGTGCCGGTCACCACGGTCACCTCCCGGCTGGACGTCGAGGCCGACTGGATCATCGGCGGCGACCCCCGCGAGGCCCAGCTGAGCCTGACGGGCGCCGACCACGTCCTCCACCTCGAGTCGGCCCTCCCGGGCGACTTCAACCGCGTCAACACCGCGATGGCCGCCGTCGCCCTCGTCGAGGCAGGGATCTCGCCGGAGCAGGTCGCCGAGGCCGTCCTCACCCGCCCCCAGGTCCCCGGCCGGATGGAGGTCGTGCTCCCGAGCGACCCCGACCGCGAGGACCTGCCGAGAGCGATCGTCGACTTCGCCCACACCCCCGACGCGGTGGGTGCCGCGCTGGCCGCGCTGCGTCCGCAGACCAACGGCGTGCTCGTCGTCGTCCTCGGTGCCGGCGGCAGCCGCGACCCCGGCAAGCGACCGGGCATGGGTGCCTCGGCCGCGGCCCACGCCGATGTCGTCATCGTCACCGACGACAACCCGCGCGAGGAGGACCCCGCTGCCATCCGTGACGCCGTCGCGGAGGGTGTGTGGCCCCGGTCCCGCGCGAGGCTCGAGGTCATCGAGGGCCGGGTGAGCGCCATCGAGCGCGCGGTCGAGATCGCCCACGAGTCCGGCCCCGGCGCGACCGTCGCGGTCCTGGGCAAGGGCCACGAGCAAGGACAAGAGGTCCGCGGGCAGATCCGCGACCACGACGACCGGGCGGTCCTGCGGGCCGCCCTCGACCGCCGGAGCATCAGCGGATGA
- a CDS encoding peptidoglycan D,D-transpeptidase FtsI family protein, whose product MSKRRPERPRGTGRPAPGQRPVKKAAAKRPTAKKAAPAKKAVPTAKKATSARRPAARPTARRPAARPAARRPATRPAAVGNPRARMRGLMVVSLIVLSLFAAQLVRIQGFDSQAVAADALAQRTQTEAIPAHRGTIYDANGTVLAQSQERRTVVIDQTAVPEYEKKVAGTHTKVGVEGAAKDLAEVLGESARELEPKLTGTQRYRIVAKNISPLTWRRINALGIPGVYSERSSQRTYPQSTTVASLVGFVQPQDQTAGGGLELQFDDILKGTPGKATYEIAQDGSRLPNASDDVSSATAGKDMRLTIDNDIQWYAQNALANQVTKTQALSGTIVVQRVDTGELVALASYPTFDPNNLGDGKGVYSNLAFSDVFEPGSTSKIMTVAAGLEEGNITPRTPMILPDSMERGNRVLKDSHPHPDQYRTVAGALAESSNTGAMLIGETMTPKTMEEYLRRFGLGSTSGSGFPGESAGLLPRSETWSGSQRATITYGQGVSTTAVQVTNVFQAIANGGVRISPTFVKEVGDGQGGWDPAPAGTRTQAVSKKSADQVARMLEGVVSDEGTAPEAKIEGYRVAGKTGTADRYDPKAGGYSGKTASFIGFAPADDPQLVVSVILQRPIKGYYGGTVAAPVFKDVMTYALQKEKVPPTPQDEKAPKVKTKLPGRPAADTPGLLLDRGSPSAG is encoded by the coding sequence TTGAGCAAGCGCCGACCTGAGCGCCCCCGGGGCACCGGCCGCCCCGCGCCTGGACAGCGGCCCGTCAAGAAGGCAGCGGCGAAGCGGCCGACGGCGAAGAAGGCGGCACCCGCCAAGAAGGCAGTGCCCACCGCCAAGAAGGCCACATCGGCCCGTCGGCCCGCTGCCCGCCCCACCGCACGGCGGCCCGCTGCACGTCCCGCGGCCCGGCGCCCGGCCACTCGTCCGGCCGCCGTCGGCAACCCGCGCGCCCGCATGCGCGGCCTGATGGTCGTCTCGCTCATCGTCCTCAGCCTCTTCGCGGCCCAGCTCGTGCGCATCCAGGGCTTCGACTCCCAGGCCGTGGCGGCGGACGCCCTGGCCCAGCGCACCCAGACCGAGGCGATCCCGGCGCACCGCGGCACGATCTACGACGCCAACGGCACCGTGCTCGCCCAGAGCCAGGAGCGACGCACCGTCGTCATCGACCAGACGGCGGTGCCCGAGTACGAGAAGAAGGTCGCCGGGACCCACACCAAGGTCGGCGTCGAGGGCGCAGCCAAGGACCTGGCCGAGGTCCTCGGCGAGTCGGCCCGCGAGCTGGAGCCGAAGCTCACCGGGACGCAGCGCTACCGCATCGTCGCCAAGAACATCTCGCCGCTCACCTGGCGCCGGATCAACGCCCTCGGCATCCCCGGTGTCTACTCCGAGCGCAGCTCGCAGCGCACCTACCCGCAGTCGACGACCGTGGCCTCCCTCGTGGGCTTCGTCCAGCCCCAGGACCAGACCGCCGGCGGTGGTCTGGAGCTGCAGTTCGACGACATCCTCAAGGGCACGCCGGGCAAGGCCACCTACGAGATCGCCCAGGACGGCTCGCGGCTGCCCAATGCCTCCGACGACGTCAGCTCGGCGACCGCCGGCAAGGACATGCGCCTGACGATCGACAACGACATCCAGTGGTACGCACAAAATGCCCTGGCCAACCAGGTCACCAAGACGCAGGCACTGTCCGGCACGATCGTCGTGCAGCGGGTCGACACGGGTGAGCTCGTGGCCCTCGCGTCCTACCCGACCTTCGACCCAAACAACCTCGGCGACGGCAAGGGCGTCTACTCCAACCTCGCCTTCAGCGACGTCTTCGAGCCCGGCTCGACGTCGAAGATCATGACGGTCGCGGCAGGCCTCGAGGAGGGAAACATCACCCCACGCACGCCGATGATCCTCCCGGACTCCATGGAGCGCGGCAACCGGGTCCTGAAGGACTCGCACCCCCACCCCGACCAGTACCGCACCGTCGCCGGCGCCCTCGCCGAGTCGAGCAACACCGGGGCGATGCTCATCGGCGAGACGATGACTCCCAAGACCATGGAGGAGTACCTGCGCCGCTTCGGGCTCGGGAGCACCAGCGGCTCCGGGTTCCCCGGTGAGTCCGCCGGGTTGCTGCCCAGGTCCGAGACGTGGAGCGGCTCCCAGCGCGCGACCATCACCTACGGGCAGGGCGTCTCGACGACGGCGGTGCAGGTGACCAATGTCTTCCAGGCGATCGCCAACGGCGGGGTCCGGATCAGCCCGACCTTCGTCAAGGAGGTCGGCGACGGGCAGGGCGGCTGGGACCCTGCCCCGGCCGGTACGCGTACCCAGGCCGTCTCCAAGAAGTCCGCCGACCAGGTCGCCCGCATGCTCGAGGGCGTCGTGTCCGACGAGGGGACCGCCCCCGAGGCGAAGATCGAGGGCTACCGCGTCGCGGGCAAGACCGGCACGGCCGACCGCTACGACCCCAAGGCCGGTGGCTACTCCGGCAAGACGGCCAGCTTCATCGGCTTCGCCCCGGCGGACGACCCGCAGCTGGTCGTCTCGGTGATCCTGCAGCGTCCGATCAAGGGCTACTACGGCGGCACCGTCGCGGCGCCGGTCTTCAAGGACGTCATGACCTACGCCCTGCAGAAGGAGAAGGTCCCGCCGACGCCGCAGGACGAGAAGGCTCCCAAGGTCAAGACCAAGCTGCCGGGGCGTCCCGCTGCCGACACCCCTGGTCTGCTCTTGGACCGTGGTTCTCCGAGCGCCGGGTAG
- the rsmH gene encoding 16S rRNA (cytosine(1402)-N(4))-methyltransferase RsmH, with amino-acid sequence MLTEVLDLLAPALSTPGAIHVDGTLGMGGHAEAALEADPQVRLIGIDRDPQALRLAGERLARFGERVTLVHAVNDEIGSVLDDLGIETVTSAFFDLGVSSLQLDETERGFAYAHDAPLDMRMDPTTGMTAAEVLNTYDGRELARILSQYGEERFAQKIARAIVREREEAPFDRSARLVELLRATIPMASQRGGGHPAKRTFQALRIEVNQELAGWARAIPVALDRIAVGGRIAVLSFHSLEDRITKRALAAGAVSTSPVDLPVELPEHAPRLRLLSRRALTPSEAELATNPRSASVHLRGAERIRPPRRTRGA; translated from the coding sequence ATGCTCACCGAGGTCCTCGACCTGCTCGCGCCCGCGCTCTCCACGCCGGGCGCGATCCATGTCGACGGCACCCTCGGCATGGGCGGCCACGCCGAAGCCGCCCTCGAGGCCGACCCGCAGGTGCGCCTCATCGGTATCGACCGCGACCCGCAGGCGCTGCGCCTCGCGGGGGAGCGGCTCGCCCGATTCGGCGAGCGGGTGACGCTCGTGCACGCGGTCAACGACGAGATCGGCTCGGTGCTCGACGATCTCGGCATCGAGACCGTGACCTCCGCCTTCTTCGACCTCGGGGTCTCCTCGCTGCAGCTCGACGAGACCGAGCGCGGCTTCGCCTACGCCCACGACGCACCGCTGGACATGCGGATGGACCCCACGACCGGGATGACCGCCGCCGAGGTGCTCAACACCTACGACGGCCGCGAGCTCGCCCGGATCCTGTCCCAGTACGGCGAGGAGCGGTTTGCGCAGAAGATCGCCCGCGCGATCGTCCGCGAGCGGGAAGAGGCTCCCTTCGACCGGTCGGCTCGGCTCGTGGAGCTGCTGCGCGCGACCATCCCGATGGCCTCCCAGCGCGGCGGTGGCCACCCGGCCAAGCGGACCTTCCAGGCCCTGCGCATCGAGGTCAACCAGGAGCTCGCCGGCTGGGCCCGGGCGATCCCCGTGGCCCTGGACCGGATCGCCGTCGGAGGTCGCATCGCGGTCCTGTCCTTCCACTCCCTCGAGGACCGGATCACCAAGCGCGCCCTCGCCGCCGGTGCTGTGTCCACCTCCCCGGTCGACCTGCCGGTCGAGCTGCCCGAGCACGCGCCGCGGCTGCGCCTGCTCAGCCGCAGGGCACTGACCCCCAGCGAGGCAGAGCTCGCGACCAACCCCCGCTCCGCCTCGGTCCACCTGCGTGGGGCCGAGCGCATCCGTCCACCCCGTCGCACGAGAGGCGCCTGA
- the mraZ gene encoding division/cell wall cluster transcriptional repressor MraZ, which translates to MFLGTHTPKLDDKGRLFLPAKFRDKLAGGLVMTRGQERCLYVFPMEEFVKVTQKFQEAPTSSKAARDYMRVFLSGASDEIPDKQGRVTVPAALRQYAGLDRDCTVIGTGSRVEVWDTTAWNDYLASTEQAFADQSEEVIPGLM; encoded by the coding sequence ATGTTTCTCGGTACCCACACCCCGAAGCTCGACGACAAGGGCCGCCTCTTCCTCCCCGCCAAGTTCCGCGACAAGCTCGCCGGCGGTCTGGTCATGACCCGCGGCCAGGAGCGTTGCCTCTACGTCTTCCCGATGGAGGAGTTCGTCAAGGTCACGCAGAAGTTCCAGGAGGCCCCCACCTCCAGCAAGGCCGCACGTGACTACATGCGCGTCTTCCTCTCCGGCGCCAGCGACGAGATCCCCGACAAGCAGGGGCGGGTCACCGTGCCCGCCGCGCTGCGCCAGTACGCCGGCCTCGACCGTGACTGCACGGTCATCGGCACCGGCTCGCGGGTCGAGGTCTGGGACACCACCGCGTGGAACGACTACCTCGCCAGCACCGAGCAGGCCTTCGCCGACCAGTCCGAGGAGGTGATCCCCGGACTCATGTGA
- a CDS encoding AAA family ATPase — protein MTLSRESAPSATPSTSADLEDVVRVGGALADAMNSVIEGKPDVVLTAITALLAEGHLLIEDVPGVGKTMLAKTLARSIDLSVRRVQFTPDLLPSDITGVSIYNQERHDFEFRPGAVFANVVVGDEINRASPKAQSALLECMEESQVTVDGHTYELPHPFMIMATQNPVEMEGTYPLPEAQRDRFMARLSMGYPTAAAEVAMLDHHGASSPIDRLRPVTDAAGIGHLSHAVRTVHASPAVRQYIVDIAAMTRTSSLIRLGASPRATLHLLRASRSRAALAGRDHVLPDDVQAIAPVVLAHRLLLSSEAQLARREPLEIVTELVRRTRVPAAR, from the coding sequence GTGACCCTCAGCAGGGAGAGCGCGCCCTCGGCGACGCCATCGACCAGCGCGGACCTCGAGGACGTCGTGCGTGTCGGGGGTGCGCTCGCCGACGCGATGAACTCCGTCATCGAGGGCAAACCCGATGTCGTGCTGACGGCCATCACCGCCTTGTTGGCGGAGGGTCACCTCCTCATCGAGGACGTCCCCGGCGTCGGCAAGACGATGCTCGCCAAGACCCTCGCGCGCAGCATCGACCTGTCGGTGCGCCGGGTGCAGTTCACGCCCGACCTGCTGCCGAGCGACATCACCGGGGTGAGCATCTACAACCAGGAGCGGCACGACTTCGAGTTCCGTCCCGGTGCGGTCTTCGCCAACGTGGTCGTCGGCGACGAGATCAACCGCGCCTCGCCCAAGGCGCAGTCGGCGCTCCTGGAGTGCATGGAGGAGTCGCAGGTGACGGTCGACGGCCACACCTACGAGCTGCCCCACCCCTTCATGATCATGGCGACGCAGAACCCCGTGGAGATGGAGGGCACCTATCCCCTGCCCGAGGCCCAGCGCGACCGCTTCATGGCCCGCCTGTCGATGGGCTACCCGACGGCCGCCGCCGAGGTCGCGATGCTCGACCACCACGGGGCGAGCTCCCCGATCGACCGGCTGCGCCCGGTCACCGACGCGGCCGGCATCGGCCACCTCAGCCACGCCGTGCGCACCGTCCACGCCTCACCCGCCGTGCGGCAGTACATCGTCGACATCGCGGCGATGACGCGCACGAGCTCCCTCATCCGGCTGGGAGCCTCCCCGCGAGCGACCCTGCACCTGCTGAGGGCCAGCCGCTCCCGCGCCGCCCTGGCCGGGCGCGACCACGTCCTGCCCGACGACGTGCAGGCCATCGCCCCCGTCGTGCTCGCCCACCGGTTGCTGCTGAGCAGCGAGGCCCAGCTGGCCCGTC